Part of the Bacillus cereus group sp. RP43 genome is shown below.
TATTACAGTGTCAACTTTAGCCTACCTCATTCCATATCTCGTTTCACCAATCTTCCAGTTAAAACTAGTCGCAACTGGTGAAACATACAAAAATGAAATGCGGGCAAGAATTATGGATGGTGTAGTCGCAGTTATCGCACTTTGCTATGCACTATGGGTTATTAAAACAGGCGCATCCGATATTAAAACATTCCTTCTCGGAATTGGTTTATTCGTAATTGGCTTTGCCTTCTATCCATTAATGAATCGTGATCAGAAAAAAAATAAAGAAAAGAAAAACGAGCAAGTTGCATAACGCAATTTGCTCGTTTTTTGCTTAATAAAACATATATAATAGAAAAAAGAGGTGAAAAACATGTCAATCGAATCACTATGGAGCTCTCGCTTTCAACAACATATTCAAAATGCCATCACATACTTTGCACGTATGATTAACGGTTTACTATATAGTTTCATCTTCGTCTCATGTGTAGGTGCATATTATTACGCCAAGTTTCTTAAAACGGATCCTTCTAAAGGAATATCTCTATTGCTTATTACAATCGTCTTAACAGTGATTATAACGAGATGCCCAATACGTACATTTATTCAAAAGCCCGATGCTGTCTATTTACTAGCACTAGAAGAGAAATTAACTTCTTATTTTAAAAAATCTCTTCTATATAATTACATCATTCAGCTTTTCCCATTATTATTTACGTTCCTTATTCTCGTACCACTTGCCATGCAATCATTACAATTGACTGTACCTTTTCTATGTACAATCTTTATCGTTTTAATGATTACGAAAGCTTGGAACATGTACATACACTGGATGTGGCGTGATAGTTATGAAAAAAACATATGGCTTATCATTCGTATTGCTTGTAACGCCCTTATCATTTACATGCTATTTTATACTGCAAATGTAATTGTATTAGGCGGATTACTCTTACTTCTTGCTTTCCTACTTCTATATACGAAGAAACAGCCCACAAAGCGAATACCGTGGGAATACATAATTGAGCAAGAAGAAAAAATGGACATACGCTTTTATCAATTCGCTAGCATCTTTACCGATGTTCCGCAGCTAAAAAAACAAGTAAACGGCAGAAAATGGCTTACAAATTGGATCGAACCTTTACTACATAAAAAACAAGCTACTTTCTTCTATTTACATACACTATCGTTTTTACGTGGGAATGATTATTTCGGTATATATATTCGCTTAAGTATTATCGGTTCCTTTATCGTATATTTCGTACCGAATCTATATGTAAAAGGTGCTACTACTTACATCGTCCTATACATGATCTCTATGCAGCTTCGTTCTCTGTGGAAATATTTTTCGGGAAATATTATCGTGGCATTATATCCAATTGATACTGAAGAACGAATGAGGCAATTTCTTAGCTTAATTTTCATATTGCTAAGTATTCAACTCATTGTATTTTCAAGTGTTATACTCATTGCTACAGGACAATTACTACATGCTTTGATTATTATGGTAATCGGTGTACTTTGGATAAGGTTTATTATTGTACCAAAAACGAAGAAACGCATTTCTTCATTTTAGAGAAAAAGAGGCTGCACATAACAGCCTCTTTTTCTCGTCCTAAAATTTCTAATCACTTTTCGTAGGCATTTCTCATATAGTGAAAATGACTATACAATTCCTACCCATACGTTAAATAATGATTTACACATATGTAAATAAAAATAGATGGGAGCCTTATTATGAACAATAATCCACCTTCAACGCCATCACACGATTCAGAAGAACATAGCCGTGAAATTTCACTGCAAACATTACGTGTCATCGGACTCATCGTCCTCATTAGTGGTTATATCCTCGTCGCTCTCTCAGAAGTAGGTGAACTGAAAAATTTATTAACTAATCCTAACGCTAATCCTGACTTAGCTGAAGTGGATCCGTTTTAAAAATGATATAAAAAGCGAGTCCCAGTATAACTGGTTCGCTTTTTATATAGTTTTATCCAATCTGAGAAACCTCCCTCTCATCCTCATACTTCTCTTTCCCTATCGCCTTCATAAATAATAAAATACTGCTCATACCAACTATGAAATAGAGCACACTCATTCCCCAAGAGGCAATAAATGAACCTAACATAACACCTAATGCACCATTCATTTTTGCCACTTGAAAAACCATTCCGTTAATCGCCATATAAGAACCTCGCGCCTCATTTGGCACCATATCTGCCATTATGGATTGACGAACCGGTACATACATCATCTCTCCTACAGTTTGGAAAAGCCCCGCAATTAATAAAATCCATAAGCTATTGCTCGTTCCGAGTATTGTAAATCCAATCGTGTAAATGAATAAACCTACATATAAAATTTTCAAATCGTTGAAGCTTTTCAGCATTTTAATAAGAAGCGCTGTACATAACACAACTAAAATTGTATTCTCTGCCGATATCCAGCTGAGCATTCGAATACCTGTTAAATCGAATGTAAAACCATTCCCGAAGAAAAAGTGCACCGTTTCAAATTCCTTCTGTAAACGTATCCCTAAATAATTATTAATTTGAAACTCTAACGATAGTGTACATATACTTGCTGCACAAAAAATTAAAAACGCTCGGTCTTTCATCACGATTTTATAACTATCCGCCATATCC
Proteins encoded:
- a CDS encoding ABC transporter permease, whose protein sequence is MSIESLWSSRFQQHIQNAITYFARMINGLLYSFIFVSCVGAYYYAKFLKTDPSKGISLLLITIVLTVIITRCPIRTFIQKPDAVYLLALEEKLTSYFKKSLLYNYIIQLFPLLFTFLILVPLAMQSLQLTVPFLCTIFIVLMITKAWNMYIHWMWRDSYEKNIWLIIRIACNALIIYMLFYTANVIVLGGLLLLLAFLLLYTKKQPTKRIPWEYIIEQEEKMDIRFYQFASIFTDVPQLKKQVNGRKWLTNWIEPLLHKKQATFFYLHTLSFLRGNDYFGIYIRLSIIGSFIVYFVPNLYVKGATTYIVLYMISMQLRSLWKYFSGNIIVALYPIDTEERMRQFLSLIFILLSIQLIVFSSVILIATGQLLHALIIMVIGVLWIRFIIVPKTKKRISSF
- a CDS encoding MFS transporter; amino-acid sequence: MGFWSMHRNIKIRIITSFLTRAVSTMIFPFMAIYFSIKLGSAMAGALLLINVIASLVIGLYGGYIGDRLGRKKVMIIGQSIQVVSIACMGIANSDYVDSPWLTFLFMLVNSLGSGLMNPATEAMLIDVSTPENRKVMYSINYWAINLSIAIGAIFGGLLFENYRLQLFIVLTAVAVITLYVMAIYMEEVYVARKTVEKKNVLKDMADSYKIVMKDRAFLIFCAASICTLSLEFQINNYLGIRLQKEFETVHFFFGNGFTFDLTGIRMLSWISAENTILVVLCTALLIKMLKSFNDLKILYVGLFIYTIGFTILGTSNSLWILLIAGLFQTVGEMMYVPVRQSIMADMVPNEARGSYMAINGMVFQVAKMNGALGVMLGSFIASWGMSVLYFIVGMSSILLFMKAIGKEKYEDEREVSQIG